The Mesorhizobium loti DNA segment CCCAGCGCGCAATAGGCAGTTTGCTTGCCGATTGCGGCGCTGATGATTGCTGGTCCACGGCAAGTCCGATCTCTCAAACGAAAATGCGCCGGCGGGCCGGCGCATTGGCTCGTCTTGGTCCCGATATCGGGACATAATAAATTGCCGAGGTGGGGCTGCCCCGGCGTTCAGTGCAGTCGCTACGACCTGCCCGAAACCGAATCAGGCAGTGGCTTTGACGCTCACGCCCTTCTCGACGAGGAACGTCTGCAACTCGCCCGCCTGGAACATCTCGCGGATGATGTCGCAGCCGCCGACGAACTCGCCCTTGACGTAGAGTTGGGGGATCGTCGGCCAGTTGGAATAGTCCTTGATGCCCTGGCGCAGCTCTGCAGAGTCCAGGACATTCACGCCTTTATAATCGGCGCCGATATAGTCGAGGATCTGGACGACCTGGCCGGAAAAACCGCACTGCGGGAACCCGGGCGTGCCCTTCATGAAAAGCACGACGTCGTTGCCCTTCACTTCATTGTCGATGTAGTCGTTGATACCGCTCATGGAATGTCCTTTCACGCCTGTGGGAGTCAGGCTCGAAGCATGTCCTTCAAATAAACCCATAGGTTGCCCGAAACAAGACATTAGCCGCGCCTGGGCCGAAATGGCGCAAAGGATGGGCGGGTTTGGGCCAAGCGGGTTGGTGGGAACTGCCTCAGTCGGGAACACTGGTCTGCAGCGCCAGTGCGTGCAGCACGCCGCCCATATTGCCCTTCAGCGCGTCATAGACCATCTGGTGCTGCTGGACGCGGCTCTTGCCCCGAAAGCTCTCGGCGACGACTTCCGCCGCATAGTGGTCGCCGTCGCCGGCGAGGTCGCGGATCGTCACCTTGGCGTCCGGAATGCCGTCCTTGATCAGTTTTTCGATGTCGTGGGCATCCATTGCCATGGCACAATTCCTGTTTCGGGCGGGCGGCAACGTTGCCGCCCGTGCGATGAGAGTCGGATAAACCTAAAGCCTTTCCGGCCGCGATTGAAGCCGTTCCGTCCTGCACCAGCGCGATTGTCGCCTAGGACGCATTCCCGTCCGGATGGACCGCATCGGTCGCAAGGTCGTCTTCGCGCATCGAGAAGGCGCGACCAAGGCTGAAGACCAGCACATAGAGCGGGATGTTGACCGCCAGATCGGCGATCGGCAGGTAGCTGGTCATTTGCCAGGCTGGCGAGAAGAACGGCTGGCCGTAGCCGTCGCAGACAAGCGAAGAGCCATACTCCCACAAGGCCCCCAGCATGGCCGCGACTGCGAAGAGCTTGATGCAGGTGACGACCTGCCTTGCACGCGCCGGTTCCGGAAGAAGCCGGTTCCAGAGCACCAGACAAACGATCGGAACCGCATAGATGAGGTTCTGCAGCACCAGCATCGGCAGCGTGCCATTGGCCGAAGCCAGGAACTGCTCACGCCTTTCCAGCAGCGGACAAACCTCGCTCGAGGTCGTCGACAGCAGGAAAAAGACGAACGGCCCGAGGAACCAGAAGAAGAACAGCGACGGCCAGAAAACGACTGCAAGCAGCGCCCGGACAGCCAGGTTCCTGTGATTGAGCATGATCTTTTTCCGAAAACCGGGTTCCACTTTTCGGGATCATGCTCTGATCAACTGGCCTGATCCATGAAGCGGGGGAACCAGCCTTCATGCGCGGCCTTCAAGTCGCTGACCGGGATCGCCCTGGCGTCGCCGAGCTTCAGCGTGTTGCCGCCGGTCGAGCCGATCCACGGCGCGAAAATGCCGAGCTCGCCCTGCTGCTTGCGGATGGCGTCCCATTCGTCGCCATGCGGATCGATCGACAGTGTCAGCAGATAGCGGCCCTGATCCTCCCCGAACCAGACCGGAATCGGATCGGTGCCGACAAGGCCGGGAACGGTCGCGCCGATACCCGACGCCATCGCCATTTCGGCCAGCGCCACCGCGATGCCGCCATCGGAGACGTCATGCGCCGCCGTGACGATGCCGGAGGCGATCAGCGAACGCACATGATCGCCGACGCGCTTCTCATGCGCGAGGTCCACCGGCGGCGGCGGACCGTCCGTGCGGCCATGGATGTCTCTGAAATAGACGGACTGGCCAAGATGCGTGCCCCAGGAGGCGGGCGCACCGACCAGCAGGATCATTTGGCCCTCAGCGGCAAAGCCGGTGCGCACCATCTTCGACCAGTCGGCGATGAGGCCGACGCCGCCGATGGTCGGTGTCGGCAGGATGCCCTGGCCGTTGGTCTCGTTGTAGAGCGAGACGTTGCCCGACACGATCGGAAAGCCGAGCGCGCGGCAGGCATCGCCGATGCCTTTCACCGCACCGACCAGCTGGCCCATGATCTCGGGCCGTTCCGGATTGCCGAAATTGAGGTTGTCGGTGGCGGCCAGCGGCAGCGCGCCGGTGGCGGTGAGGTTGCGCCAGCATTCGGCCACGGCCTGCTTGCCGCCCTCATAGGGATCGGCCTCGCAATAGCGCGGCGTCACGTCGGACGAGAAGGCGAGCGCCTTGGTTGCATGGCCTTCCACCCGCACCACGCCGGCATCGCCGCCGGGAAGCTGCAGCGAATTGCCCTGGATCAGCGTGTCGTACTGCTCCCACACCCAGCGGCGCGACGACAGGTCCGGGCCGCCGAGCAGCTTCAGCAGCGCGTCCGCAACATCGGCCTGCGGAACGTCATTGGCGGCGAGCGGCGCCGGCTTCTTCGGCTCGATCCAGGGGCGGTCATATTCCGGCGCCTTGTCGCCGAGATCCTTGATCGGCAGATCGGCGACCTGGTCGCCCTGGTGCAGCACGCGGAAGCGCAGATCGTCGGTGGTCTTGCCGACAATGGCGAAGTCGAGGCCCCATTTGTGGAAGATCGCCTCGGCCTCCTTTTCCTTCTCGGGGCGCAGCACCATCAGCATGCGCTCCTGGCTTTCCGACAGCATCATCTCATAGGCGCTCATGCGCTCTTCGCGCACCGGCACCTTGTCGAGATCGAGCTCGATGCCGAGGTCGCCCTTGGCGCCCATCTCGACCGCCGAGCAGGTGAGGCCGGCCGCACCCATGTCCTGGATGGCGATGACGGCGCCCGAGGCCATCAGTTCGAGGCAGGCCTCGAGCAGGCATTTTTCGGTGAAGGGATCGCCGACCTGCACGGTCGGACGCTTCTCGTCGATCTTGTCGTCGAACTCGGCCGACGCCATGGTGGCGCCGCCGACGCCGTCGCGGCCGGTCTTGGCACCGAGATAGACGACCGGCAGGCCGACGCCCTTGGCTTCCGACAGGAAGATGGCGTTGGTCTTGGCGAGGCCCGCGGCAAAAGCGTTGACCAGGATGTTGCCGTTATAGCGGGCGTCGAAATTGACCTCGCCGCCGACCGTCGGCACGCCGAAGGAATTGCCGTAGCCGCCAACGCCCGACACCACGCCCGCGACGAGATGCCTGGTCTTGGGGTGATCGGGAGCGCCAAAGCGCAGCGCGTTCATCGCCGCGATCGGCCGCGCGCCCATGGTGAACACGTCGCGCAAAATGCCGCCGACGCCGGTCGCCGCACCCTGGTAGGGCTCGATGAAGGAAGGGTGGTTGTGGCTTTCCATCTTGAAGACGACGCAGTCACCGTCACCGATGTCGACGACGCCGGCATTCTCGCCTGGTCCCTGGATGACCTGCGGCCCGGTGGTGGGCAGCGTGCGCAGCCACTTCTTCGACGATTTGTAGGAACAGTGCTCGTTCCACATCGCCGAGAAGATGCCGAGCTCGGTGAAGCTCGGCTCGCGGCCGACGAGATCGAGGATGCGCTGATACTCGTCTGGCTTCAGCCCATGCGCGGCAATGAGCTCGGGGGTGATCGGCACGGAATTGGAAATGGTCATGGGCGGCGATGTATGTCCATGGAGCGGGGATTTTGAGTCCCCTCTTATCGCAAGCTTTGCGGCCGATACACCCGTCGATGAACGAAAAAAGACAGAAAGCAACAAGGTGATGGCCGGGGCAGGCCCGCACCGGGGCTTGCAGGCGCCCGAGATCACTGTGAGGGATGCAAAGCCGAATGGGGAACGCTATGGCGTCCCGGCCGTTGGGTCTGCGACCATTCAGGAGACCGGACCATGGCTACCAAGCAAGGCAAGAAAGACAATCGCCTCTCGGACAAGGAGGCCATGCATATTGCCGAGACCACCGACGTTTCGCCCGGGCAGGCCAAGGAACTGGCCGAAAAGCACGGCAAGGACAAGGCCAAGGAGGAAGCCAGAAACTTCAAGGCTGAGGGTTGATCCATTCAGCTCTCTCAGGAGAAGCTGTCATAGCCGGCGCGGCCTTCGTCGAGGAGGCGCCGGATGACGGCAACGCCGTTGGCGACATCGCCGCGCTGTCTCGGCTGCGAGGTGCCGAAGCGGACGCCGTGAAAGACCTGCTCGGAGCGGCCGGCCTTGAACTCATCCTCATCGTCGATCAGCACGCCGTGTTCCAGGCAGGCATTCTTGAAGGTGCCGGAAAGCCAGGGATCGGGCAAGGTCAGCCAGACGAAGGGCACCTTGTCGTGTGACTTGAACGCGAAGCCGGCCAGCGTCTCGCGCACGATCGCGATGCGGGCGCTGATTTCGGCGATGCAGCGCTTACGGATATCGCTGGCCTGACCGGAAAGCACCAGCCTTGTGTTCACCTCCGCCAGCAGGAAGGGCATGCCGCCGGTCATCATCTTGTGGGCGACACGGATCCGGTGGCGATAGGCAGGAGGGCAGGAGAGCCAGCCGCCGCGGATTCCGGCCGCCACCGATTTCGACAGGCCGCCGGCGACGATGGTTCTTTCCGGGGCATATTCGGCAAGCAACGGTGTCGGATCGTCGGTCAGGTGGCCGTAGAGGTCATCCTCGATCAGGATGACGTTGTATTCGCGCGCGACACGCGCGATCGCCACGCGCCGCGCAGCGGACAATGTCGTCAGGGTCGGATTCTGCGCCGTCGGCATCAGGAAGATCATCCTCGGATGCTTTTGCGCGCAGACGCGCTCGAAATCGGCCGGGTCGAGACCTTCGTCGTCGGACGCCACCAGCGCCGTGCGCCGGCCAATCAGCCCGGCACTGCGGGAGATCTGCGAATAGGTGAGGTGTTCGAAGGCGACATAATCGCCGGGCGTGGTCAGCGCCGCGATCGCCGCCATCACCGCGGCATGGGTGCCGAGCGTCGGAACGATGCTGTCGGCGGCGGGGCGGAACGAGTTCCGCGACAGCCAGCGGGCGCCGGACTCGTACCAGCGGCTTGGAAAATCGCGCGTATAGCTCGAGATTTCATGGGGATGATCCTGCGCCGTGCGCGACAGCACATCTGCGACGTCAGTGCCCTGGCCGACATCGGGCGCCGCCGTGCTGTCGAAACGCAGCTTGCCCTGCGGTGCATCGACGGTGCGCGTGCCTTCCACTGTGACGTCGGGCGCCTCCGGTTTCACGCCGTCGGCGCGCCGGCCAAGCACATAGGTTCCACGCCCCACTTCGCCGCTCACCAGCCCGCGCTCGCGCAGCAATTGATAGGCCCGGCCGACCGTACCGACCGTGGTGCCGATGTCATAGGCGAGGTCGCGCTGCGGCGGCAGTTTTGTCCCGGCACCGATCACGCCTTGGTCGATGCCCGCTTCAACGGAGTCGGCAAGGCGTTGATAGAGCGGCCCGGTGCCGGAGGTCAGATCTGGGAGCCAATTTGTCATGGTGACAATTTTCTATATTGCACCGGAATATGAGTCAATACATATCAATCGCGCACCAAAAAGGGTGCAATTGAGAGTTTTGGCAGAAAGAAAATGGATACAATCGCGACAATCCGTCATTCAAGAGCCGCGTTTCCGAGCGAGGCGCTGCGCCCGTCCGGCCAGCGCGGCTTTGTCGGCCGTCTGGTGCGCGTGGTCATGTCGCTGGCACGATGGATCGACCATTTGCTGGAGCGCCGGCGCGGCCGGCTGGCATTGCTGGAGATGACCGACGATCAGCTCAAGGACATCGGCATCTCCCGCTGTGATGCTCACCGCGAGGGCATCAGGCGTTTCTGGGATTAGAGGCCAAGCTTAGCGGACCCGTTTGGCTCCGCGATGGCCGATGCCGCGATCGATAAAAACGGCGACGACGCAGATCACCAGGAACAGCGCGGTGATGGCCAATGCCGCCATGGCGACACTGGCTGCGCCGTTCTTCGCGACATCAAGGAAGGGGTAGGGCACCTCGCCGGCAAACGGCGCCCGCGCCAGCGCATAGGCCAGATAGGCGATGGGATAGAGTACCCACCAGGAAATGTCGCTCCATCTTGTCCTGCCGTCGGCGCCCGCGATCAGCCACCACAGCACGAACAGCACCGGCGTTACATAGTGCAGCAGCACATCGCAGAGCAGGAACAGACCCTGCGGCTGCCAGAGCCGCGCCAGGACCGTGGCATAGACGATGAAGACCAGGGTGATCGAAACCGCGACGCCCGCCCGCATTCGTGACCCGGCGAAGGCCGGCAGCCAGGCATAGCCGGTGGATGACAGCAAGGACGTGTGCACCAGCACGGCGCCGATGTTGGTCAGGATGGTGAAGAAGCTGAACAGGAAGACGATCGAGCCGAGCAGGCTGCGCCCGGCGTCCATCGACGCTGGAATGCTGATGCAGAACTGCAGGACGAGGCCAGCCAGACCAATGGCCAGACCCGTCACCTGCAGGAAGCGGCCCATGATCAGGCCGTTGCGGCGCAAGCCGGATTACCGGCCTGCCAGCGGGCAATGTCGGAGCCGATGCGCGCGCCGAGCGGATCGTTCATCAGCGGTCCGAACGCGTCGACGCGGCTCGAATTGCCTTGCGCCTGCACGACCAGCAACGGTTTGCCGCCGTAGTGCTTGGCCGGCACCAGAAGGAAGCGCGGCGTGCCGCTGAACGAGTTCAGCTCATTGGCCATCTGATATTGCTTGAAGGCCGGGTCCTTGCTGGCGATCCAGCATTTGTGGGCAGCGATCGCAACCTGTTCCATGGCCAGCAGCGCCGCGCTCTTGCCTGAGGGCACAGGCGTGCTCTTCGGGGTCGATTGGCACGACGCCAGGGCAAAGCCTGCCGCGGCGACGAGAACGATCGTCTTGCTCCTGATCAAGCGGCACCCATCTCGAGTTCGGACAGAAAGATCTTCAGGCCGTCGGTCATCTCGCCCCAGACCCGCGACAAGGCCGGATGCTGCGAGGCGATCTGCTCGTAGGCATCGAATTTGGGATAGGCGTCGAGCAAGTCGTGGCGGCCCGTCATGGCGCGGAAATTGTTGAAGATGAACCGCGTCGGCGTCAGCCAGGCGTCGGCGAAGCTGATGTCGTTGCCGAGTGCGAAGGGGCCTTGCGCCAT contains these protein-coding regions:
- a CDS encoding glutaredoxin-like protein, whose translation is MSGINDYIDNEVKGNDVVLFMKGTPGFPQCGFSGQVVQILDYIGADYKGVNVLDSAELRQGIKDYSNWPTIPQLYVKGEFVGGCDIIREMFQAGELQTFLVEKGVSVKATA
- a CDS encoding uncharacterized conserved small protein; its protein translation is MDTIATIRHSRAAFPSEALRPSGQRGFVGRLVRVVMSLARWIDHLLERRRGRLALLEMTDDQLKDIGISRCDAHREGIRRFWD
- a CDS encoding phosphoribosylformylglycinamidine synthase II; this translates as MTISNSVPITPELIAAHGLKPDEYQRILDLVGREPSFTELGIFSAMWNEHCSYKSSKKWLRTLPTTGPQVIQGPGENAGVVDIGDGDCVVFKMESHNHPSFIEPYQGAATGVGGILRDVFTMGARPIAAMNALRFGAPDHPKTRHLVAGVVSGVGGYGNSFGVPTVGGEVNFDARYNGNILVNAFAAGLAKTNAIFLSEAKGVGLPVVYLGAKTGRDGVGGATMASAEFDDKIDEKRPTVQVGDPFTEKCLLEACLELMASGAVIAIQDMGAAGLTCSAVEMGAKGDLGIELDLDKVPVREERMSAYEMMLSESQERMLMVLRPEKEKEAEAIFHKWGLDFAIVGKTTDDLRFRVLHQGDQVADLPIKDLGDKAPEYDRPWIEPKKPAPLAANDVPQADVADALLKLLGGPDLSSRRWVWEQYDTLIQGNSLQLPGGDAGVVRVEGHATKALAFSSDVTPRYCEADPYEGGKQAVAECWRNLTATGALPLAATDNLNFGNPERPEIMGQLVGAVKGIGDACRALGFPIVSGNVSLYNETNGQGILPTPTIGGVGLIADWSKMVRTGFAAEGQMILLVGAPASWGTHLGQSVYFRDIHGRTDGPPPPVDLAHEKRVGDHVRSLIASGIVTAAHDVSDGGIAVALAEMAMASGIGATVPGLVGTDPIPVWFGEDQGRYLLTLSIDPHGDEWDAIRKQQGELGIFAPWIGSTGGNTLKLGDARAIPVSDLKAAHEGWFPRFMDQAS
- a CDS encoding transcriptional regulator, which codes for MTNWLPDLTSGTGPLYQRLADSVEAGIDQGVIGAGTKLPPQRDLAYDIGTTVGTVGRAYQLLRERGLVSGEVGRGTYVLGRRADGVKPEAPDVTVEGTRTVDAPQGKLRFDSTAAPDVGQGTDVADVLSRTAQDHPHEISSYTRDFPSRWYESGARWLSRNSFRPAADSIVPTLGTHAAVMAAIAALTTPGDYVAFEHLTYSQISRSAGLIGRRTALVASDDEGLDPADFERVCAQKHPRMIFLMPTAQNPTLTTLSAARRVAIARVAREYNVILIEDDLYGHLTDDPTPLLAEYAPERTIVAGGLSKSVAAGIRGGWLSCPPAYRHRIRVAHKMMTGGMPFLLAEVNTRLVLSGQASDIRKRCIAEISARIAIVRETLAGFAFKSHDKVPFVWLTLPDPWLSGTFKNACLEHGVLIDDEDEFKAGRSEQVFHGVRFGTSQPRQRGDVANGVAVIRRLLDEGRAGYDSFS
- a CDS encoding BolA-like protein, translated to MAMDAHDIEKLIKDGIPDAKVTIRDLAGDGDHYAAEVVAESFRGKSRVQQHQMVYDALKGNMGGVLHALALQTSVPD